From a single Rhizobium lusitanum genomic region:
- the ykgO gene encoding type B 50S ribosomal protein L36 — translation MKIKNSLKSLKARHRDNRLVRRKGRMYIINKLNPRFKARQG, via the coding sequence ATGAAGATCAAGAATTCGCTCAAGTCGCTCAAGGCGCGTCACCGTGACAACCGTCTGGTTCGCCGCAAGGGCCGCATGTACATCATCAACAAGCTGAACCCGCGCTTCAAGGCTCGTCAGGGCTGA
- the purE gene encoding 5-(carboxyamino)imidazole ribonucleotide mutase produces MTERPPVAIIMGSQSDWETMKNAADTLEALEITYDARIISAHRTPDRLVNFAKSARDEGFKVIIAGAGGAAHLPGMAASMTPLPVFGVPVQSRALSGQDSLLSIVQMPAGIPVGTLAIGKAGAINAALLAAAVLALSDEGIADRLDEWRARQSAAVAEYPMDDL; encoded by the coding sequence ATGACAGAAAGACCGCCCGTCGCCATCATCATGGGCAGCCAGTCCGACTGGGAAACCATGAAGAATGCAGCAGACACGCTAGAAGCGCTGGAAATCACCTATGATGCACGCATCATCTCCGCGCACCGCACGCCGGACAGGCTGGTAAACTTCGCCAAGAGCGCGCGCGACGAAGGCTTCAAGGTCATCATCGCCGGCGCGGGCGGCGCTGCCCATCTCCCGGGCATGGCCGCCTCGATGACGCCGCTGCCGGTCTTCGGCGTGCCGGTGCAATCGCGTGCTCTGTCAGGCCAGGACAGTCTTCTCTCCATCGTCCAGATGCCGGCTGGCATTCCCGTCGGCACGCTGGCGATCGGCAAGGCCGGCGCCATCAATGCCGCCCTTCTCGCCGCCGCCGTCCTGGCGCTCAGCGACGAAGGGATCGCCGACCGGCTCGACGAATGGCGTGCCCGGCAGAGCGCCGCGGTCGCCGAATATCCAATGGACGACCTATGA
- a CDS encoding LysE family translocator translates to MHATTLLAFITVSFIGIATPGPTVLLALTNGSRFGVRRALAGMVGAVLSDFVLIGAVAIGLGALLAASEFWFSALKWAGAAYLAFLGIMMLRSKGTIDGMLRANAEQAKGTVFSIGLKSFMVAVTNPKGYLFFSAFLPQFIDPTAPLMAQYAILGLVFAALDFAIMFGYAVFGSQAVRFLKAEGAKWLERACGGALLALAGSLALYRRAAN, encoded by the coding sequence ATGCACGCCACTACTCTGCTTGCCTTTATCACAGTCTCCTTCATCGGTATCGCAACGCCGGGACCAACCGTGCTGTTGGCTTTGACCAATGGTTCCCGCTTCGGCGTGCGTCGCGCGCTGGCGGGCATGGTGGGTGCCGTGCTGTCGGATTTCGTGCTGATCGGCGCTGTTGCCATCGGGCTTGGCGCGCTGCTGGCGGCATCGGAATTCTGGTTTTCGGCGCTGAAATGGGCGGGTGCGGCCTATCTCGCTTTCCTCGGCATCATGATGCTGCGCTCCAAGGGAACGATCGACGGCATGCTCAGGGCCAATGCCGAGCAGGCGAAGGGAACGGTGTTTTCCATCGGGCTGAAGAGCTTCATGGTGGCGGTGACCAATCCCAAGGGATATCTGTTTTTCTCGGCCTTCCTGCCGCAATTCATCGATCCAACCGCGCCGTTGATGGCGCAATATGCCATTCTGGGGCTGGTCTTCGCCGCGCTGGATTTCGCGATCATGTTCGGCTATGCCGTTTTCGGCTCGCAGGCCGTGCGGTTCCTGAAGGCGGAAGGTGCGAAATGGCTGGAACGCGCCTGTGGCGGCGCGCTTCTGGCTTTGGCGGGCTCGCTAGCGCTTTATCGTCGCGCCGCGAACTAA
- a CDS encoding 5-(carboxyamino)imidazole ribonucleotide synthase, which produces MTAKTIGIIGGGQLGRMLAMAAARLNFQTVVLEPLADCPAAQVASDQIIAAYDDPAALAELAKRCDVVTYEFENVPVAAAERLAKDVPVYPPPKALEMAQDRLTEKRFINDCGIPTARFHAVDSQADLEAALADFGGQGVLKTRRLGYDGKGQRVYRSSADSAEGGYAALGSVPLILESFVSFEREISIIAARGLDGAIACYDPAENIHRDGILHTSTLPASISAETAAAAREAAEKILAALGYVGVIGIEFFALADGSLIANEMAPRVHNSGHWTEAACVVSQFEQHIRAVAGLPLGNPVRHSDCVMQNLIGDDILSVPDWLRRDDVLVHLYGKTESRPGRKMGHITQLRR; this is translated from the coding sequence ATGACCGCAAAAACGATCGGCATTATCGGCGGCGGCCAGCTCGGCCGCATGCTGGCCATGGCAGCAGCCCGGCTGAACTTTCAAACCGTCGTCCTCGAGCCGCTGGCCGATTGTCCGGCCGCGCAGGTGGCAAGCGATCAGATCATCGCTGCCTATGACGATCCGGCGGCCCTTGCCGAACTGGCGAAGCGTTGCGACGTCGTCACCTATGAATTCGAGAACGTGCCGGTCGCCGCCGCCGAAAGGCTGGCCAAGGATGTCCCAGTCTATCCGCCACCGAAGGCGCTGGAAATGGCGCAGGACCGGCTGACCGAAAAGCGCTTTATCAACGATTGCGGCATTCCAACCGCCCGCTTCCACGCCGTCGACAGCCAGGCCGACCTTGAAGCCGCCCTTGCCGATTTCGGCGGACAGGGCGTGCTGAAAACCCGGCGTCTCGGCTATGACGGCAAGGGCCAGCGGGTCTATCGCTCATCCGCCGACAGCGCCGAAGGCGGCTATGCCGCGCTTGGCAGCGTGCCGCTGATCCTTGAAAGCTTCGTATCCTTCGAGCGGGAGATTTCCATCATCGCCGCCCGTGGCCTCGATGGCGCGATCGCTTGCTATGATCCGGCGGAGAATATCCACCGCGACGGCATCCTCCATACGTCTACCCTGCCCGCGAGCATCTCCGCCGAGACGGCGGCAGCGGCCCGCGAGGCCGCGGAGAAAATCTTGGCCGCGCTCGGCTATGTCGGCGTTATCGGCATCGAGTTCTTCGCCCTTGCCGACGGCAGCCTGATCGCCAATGAAATGGCCCCGCGCGTACACAATTCCGGCCACTGGACGGAAGCTGCCTGCGTCGTCTCGCAATTCGAGCAGCATATCCGCGCCGTCGCCGGCCTGCCACTCGGCAATCCCGTCCGCCATTCCGACTGCGTGATGCAGAATCTGATTGGCGACGATATCCTTTCGGTCCCCGATTGGCTGCGCCGTGACGATGTGCTAGTGCATCTCTACGGCAAGACGGAATCCCGCCCTGGCCGTAAAATGGGCCATATCACACAGCTTCGTCGCTAA
- a CDS encoding alpha/beta fold hydrolase gives MINVLLYALVLILVVAAAFSAFKTRAIEQAHPNIGELTDIGDFRINALHLPRPASADLPPLIFIHGASGNLRDQFEAFAGPLAGRAEMLFVDRPGHGYSERGGPENTLPSGQADAIAKLMEKRGIKSAIIVGHSFGGAIAASFGVRHPDKTAGLLFLAPATHPWPGGIDWYYTLAAMPVLGWLFSHLLVIPIGLRRVESGTLSIFRPNERPVDYVEKTAPELVLRPKTFRNNAVDVVNLFAFVSTQAHHYREIKAPTVIITGDSDDIVLEELHSRGLARDIPGAELITIRNLGHKPDYVATDVAIAAMERLAGASRDLQALAQQAEARIVSLKPQPSTEIAASTQAVTTS, from the coding sequence ATGATCAATGTGCTGCTTTACGCCCTTGTTCTCATCCTCGTCGTGGCCGCAGCTTTCTCGGCCTTCAAGACGCGCGCCATAGAGCAGGCTCATCCCAACATCGGCGAGCTGACCGATATTGGCGACTTCCGCATCAATGCCCTGCATCTGCCGCGTCCAGCCTCCGCCGACCTGCCGCCTCTGATCTTCATCCACGGCGCCAGCGGCAATTTGCGCGACCAGTTCGAAGCCTTTGCCGGCCCGCTTGCCGGGCGCGCCGAAATGCTGTTCGTCGACCGGCCCGGCCACGGCTATTCCGAACGCGGTGGCCCAGAAAACACCCTGCCCTCCGGCCAGGCCGACGCGATCGCCAAGCTTATGGAGAAGCGCGGCATCAAAAGCGCCATCATCGTCGGCCATTCCTTCGGCGGCGCGATCGCCGCCTCCTTTGGCGTCCGCCATCCGGACAAGACCGCCGGCCTGCTCTTCCTCGCGCCGGCGACCCACCCGTGGCCCGGAGGCATCGACTGGTATTATACACTTGCCGCCATGCCGGTCCTCGGCTGGCTCTTCTCGCATCTGCTGGTAATACCGATCGGGCTGCGCCGGGTGGAAAGCGGCACGCTCAGTATCTTCCGCCCCAACGAACGCCCAGTCGACTACGTCGAAAAGACCGCACCGGAACTGGTCTTGCGACCCAAGACCTTCCGCAACAACGCCGTCGATGTCGTCAACCTCTTCGCTTTTGTTTCGACCCAGGCGCACCACTATCGCGAGATCAAGGCACCGACCGTCATCATCACCGGTGACAGCGACGATATCGTTCTGGAGGAGTTGCATTCGCGTGGCCTGGCGCGAGACATTCCCGGCGCCGAACTCATCACCATCCGCAATCTCGGCCACAAACCGGACTATGTGGCGACCGACGTCGCCATTGCCGCGATGGAACGGCTCGCGGGCGCATCACGCGATCTTCAGGCACTTGCTCAGCAGGCGGAAGCGCGCATCGTCAGCCTGAAGCCGCAGCCGTCAACCGAAATCGCCGCGTCGACTCAGGCGGTCACGACCTCGTAA
- a CDS encoding DUF4865 family protein: protein MIAMQYSFTPPADYDMTIIDRRIREKGPLLDNLPGLKFKAYLTARKGDAITGSRDNFYAPFYVWDKDEGLSDFLCGPGFAGVTESFGWPQVKTWVVWRAEVSPDIRKARFATREIIQTEPYAPLAEIRRQESEETAREVAHGDALASVAAFEPTSWTRVRFRLLADLPKDRLRPGVQAYNVGHLSVPNAG from the coding sequence ATGATCGCCATGCAATACAGCTTCACCCCGCCCGCCGACTACGACATGACAATCATCGATCGCCGCATCCGGGAGAAAGGTCCATTGCTCGACAATCTGCCCGGCCTGAAATTCAAGGCCTATCTCACTGCCCGGAAAGGCGATGCGATAACTGGCAGCCGGGACAATTTCTACGCACCCTTCTATGTCTGGGACAAGGACGAGGGCCTGAGTGATTTCCTCTGCGGCCCTGGCTTTGCCGGAGTGACCGAGAGCTTCGGCTGGCCGCAGGTGAAGACGTGGGTGGTCTGGCGCGCCGAGGTCTCGCCGGATATCCGCAAGGCCCGCTTCGCCACAAGGGAGATCATCCAGACGGAACCCTATGCGCCGCTTGCGGAGATACGTCGGCAAGAGAGCGAGGAAACTGCTCGCGAGGTCGCCCATGGCGACGCACTCGCTTCGGTCGCCGCCTTCGAACCAACGAGCTGGACACGCGTGCGCTTCCGGCTGCTTGCCGATCTGCCGAAAGATAGGCTTCGGCCCGGTGTCCAGGCCTACAATGTCGGCCATCTCTCCGTGCCAAACGCAGGTTGA
- a CDS encoding threonine ammonia-lyase, whose amino-acid sequence MVDIAMIEAARARIDGRARRTPPLSSPFLDEIAGRRLFVKAECLQHTGSFKFRGGWSAVSALEPSVRARGVIAFSSGNHAQGVALAAQMHGIPAVIIMPSDAPKLKIANTRALGAEVVLYDRVEEDRDEIGARLSTQRGLTLIKPFDEPQVIAGQGTTGLEIAEQAAEEGIDTATVLVPCGGGGLTSGIALALEARAPGFKVHPCEPRDFEDTTRSLASGKIERNAALQGSICDAIITPQPGNITFPILKRLCGPGLVVTDEEALDAMELAFKRLKIVVEPGGAVALAAALFHGKEIDGDTVIVVTSGGNVDTDVFEAALRRH is encoded by the coding sequence ATGGTCGATATTGCAATGATCGAAGCCGCTCGTGCTCGCATAGACGGACGCGCGCGGCGCACACCCCCTCTTTCCTCTCCCTTCCTCGACGAGATCGCCGGACGTCGGCTGTTCGTGAAGGCGGAGTGCCTGCAGCATACGGGATCCTTCAAGTTCCGGGGCGGCTGGTCGGCGGTGTCGGCGCTGGAGCCTTCGGTGCGCGCCAGGGGCGTCATCGCCTTTTCCTCCGGCAACCATGCCCAGGGCGTGGCGCTGGCTGCACAGATGCATGGTATCCCCGCCGTCATTATCATGCCGTCCGATGCACCGAAGCTGAAGATCGCCAACACCCGCGCATTGGGCGCTGAAGTGGTGCTTTATGATCGTGTGGAGGAAGACCGAGACGAGATCGGTGCGCGGCTCTCCACGCAGCGAGGCCTGACGCTGATCAAGCCTTTCGACGAACCGCAGGTTATCGCCGGCCAGGGAACGACCGGGCTGGAAATCGCCGAACAGGCAGCCGAAGAGGGCATCGATACCGCAACGGTGCTGGTCCCCTGCGGCGGCGGCGGCCTGACATCGGGCATCGCGCTGGCACTGGAAGCCCGCGCGCCCGGCTTCAAGGTCCACCCCTGCGAGCCTAGGGATTTCGAGGATACCACCCGTTCGCTTGCCTCCGGCAAGATCGAGCGCAACGCCGCGCTGCAGGGTTCGATCTGCGACGCCATCATCACGCCGCAACCCGGCAACATCACCTTTCCGATCCTGAAGCGTCTCTGCGGCCCTGGCCTGGTTGTGACCGATGAAGAAGCGCTGGACGCCATGGAACTCGCCTTCAAGCGCCTGAAGATCGTGGTCGAGCCCGGCGGCGCCGTAGCGCTGGCGGCCGCTCTCTTTCACGGCAAGGAAATCGACGGCGACACGGTGATCGTGGTCACATCCGGCGGCAATGTCGATACGGATGTCTTTGAGGCGGCGCTGCGCCGTCACTAA
- a CDS encoding cupin domain-containing protein, which translates to MSQKTARQSPAIHRAGTSTQRSPEGIANAPFWVEMLVESREDGGLTAMRCTLEPGTMTQWHTHPHGQILYVLSGVGLAERDGETAEELRAGDCITFAPDERHRHGATPDSTFAYISIQAVLDGSAVTWLED; encoded by the coding sequence ATGAGCCAGAAAACCGCGCGGCAGTCACCCGCGATCCATCGCGCCGGCACCAGCACCCAACGCTCGCCCGAAGGCATCGCCAACGCGCCCTTCTGGGTGGAGATGCTGGTCGAAAGCAGGGAGGACGGTGGCTTGACCGCCATGCGTTGCACGCTCGAACCCGGCACCATGACGCAATGGCACACGCATCCGCACGGCCAGATCCTCTACGTCCTCTCGGGCGTCGGGCTTGCCGAGCGCGATGGCGAAACGGCAGAGGAGCTGCGCGCCGGCGACTGCATTACCTTTGCGCCTGACGAGCGCCATCGCCATGGTGCTACACCGGATAGCACCTTCGCCTATATCAGCATCCAGGCTGTCCTAGATGGCAGCGCCGTGACCTGGCTCGAGGATTGA
- a CDS encoding tautomerase family protein has protein sequence MPFTNISLLRGKSPEYLKALSDNFHRAMVETFDVPPTDRFQAIHQLEPNELIFDRTYLGGPRSDDYVFFHITIGKPRSTEVKKAFYRRLVTLLADAPGVRPEDVMINIVTTTREDWSFADGIAQMIQQD, from the coding sequence ATGCCCTTCACCAATATTTCCCTTCTCCGCGGCAAGTCGCCCGAATATCTGAAGGCACTCTCGGATAATTTCCATCGCGCCATGGTCGAGACCTTCGACGTGCCGCCCACCGATCGTTTCCAGGCGATCCACCAGCTCGAACCGAACGAGCTGATCTTCGACCGCACCTATCTCGGCGGCCCCCGCTCGGACGATTATGTCTTCTTCCACATCACCATCGGCAAGCCGCGCTCGACGGAGGTCAAAAAGGCTTTCTACCGCCGTCTCGTCACCCTGCTTGCAGACGCGCCCGGCGTGCGGCCGGAAGACGTCATGATCAACATCGTCACGACGACGCGCGAGGACTGGTCCTTCGCCGACGGTATCGCGCAGATGATCCAGCAGGATTGA
- a CDS encoding tetratricopeptide repeat protein: protein MSFTPRFSHRSFLAALAVGLTVLPLLAVAQSSNSDTSLPGIAAQPDASAKPAEGGPADDTDVPLDDAASTRGESVVTRPLDAGTNTFKTEKIQPSAEPKADDVKPSEGVGVFERMGANLPDLPKDKPFKGKVDEAYGAFQRGYYLTAFQRALPRAQLGDPAAQTLLAELMSQGLGVKRDNKDAAFWYNKAAEGGDATAMFKYALVLMEGRDVLRDRKKADEWMKKAADAGQASAEFNLGQMLTAENPGIKGLQMALPYYEKSAEQGIADAQYAISQLYLNMPDLPPEKKAQARAWLSRAANAGFDTAQLDMGVWLINGTGGKQDLENGFNWMRVAAYRGNVVAQNKLAHLYINALGTKQDPVAAATWYVISRRAGLKDPELEDFYQGIEDYQQKAAIDAANKFRRAR from the coding sequence ATGTCGTTTACGCCTCGATTCAGTCACAGGTCCTTCCTTGCCGCGCTTGCCGTCGGACTGACGGTATTGCCGTTGCTGGCAGTGGCGCAGTCGAGCAATAGCGATACGTCGCTGCCTGGCATCGCCGCGCAGCCGGACGCGAGTGCCAAACCTGCCGAAGGCGGGCCTGCCGACGATACCGATGTGCCGCTGGACGACGCCGCTTCGACGCGTGGAGAGAGCGTTGTGACGCGTCCTCTCGATGCCGGCACCAACACCTTCAAGACCGAGAAGATCCAGCCTAGCGCGGAGCCGAAGGCCGATGATGTCAAGCCGTCAGAAGGTGTCGGGGTCTTTGAGCGCATGGGCGCGAATCTGCCCGATCTGCCAAAAGACAAACCCTTCAAGGGTAAAGTCGACGAAGCTTACGGTGCATTCCAGCGTGGCTATTATCTGACTGCGTTCCAGAGGGCTCTGCCGCGGGCCCAGCTCGGCGACCCCGCTGCGCAGACCCTGCTTGCCGAACTGATGTCGCAAGGTCTCGGCGTCAAGCGCGACAACAAGGATGCCGCCTTCTGGTACAACAAGGCGGCCGAGGGCGGCGACGCCACCGCGATGTTCAAATATGCGCTCGTCCTGATGGAAGGGCGCGACGTGCTGCGCGACCGGAAGAAGGCGGACGAATGGATGAAGAAGGCGGCCGATGCCGGCCAGGCATCCGCCGAATTCAACTTGGGGCAGATGCTGACGGCGGAAAATCCCGGCATAAAGGGCCTGCAGATGGCTCTTCCCTATTATGAGAAGTCCGCCGAACAGGGCATTGCCGACGCGCAGTATGCGATCTCGCAACTCTATCTCAACATGCCCGACCTGCCACCGGAGAAGAAGGCGCAGGCGCGTGCCTGGTTGTCGCGCGCCGCCAATGCCGGTTTCGACACCGCGCAGCTCGACATGGGCGTCTGGCTGATCAACGGTACCGGCGGCAAGCAGGATCTGGAAAACGGCTTCAATTGGATGCGTGTTGCCGCCTATCGCGGCAATGTCGTTGCCCAGAACAAGCTGGCGCATCTCTATATCAATGCGCTTGGCACGAAGCAGGATCCGGTGGCGGCGGCGACATGGTATGTCATCTCCCGCCGTGCTGGCCTGAAGGATCCGGAGCTCGAGGATTTCTACCAGGGCATCGAGGATTATCAGCAGAAAGCAGCTATCGACGCGGCCAACAAGTTCCGCCGGGCGCGGTAG
- a CDS encoding LysR substrate-binding domain-containing protein, with protein sequence MRKVIFDLDVLRSFVTGMELGSYAKAADRLGRSTSAVSAQLKKLEDQAGTPIFRKAGRGLALTEAGETMLAYARRLLDLNDEAATAIHGGDLEGWVRLGLQEDFGETLLPEVLGRFARAHPKVRIEARVVRNAELVERVTSGKLDLALAWSDGFRTAHTERIAEVPMCWVGPAEGATHWHAATGEPLLLASLEAPCMLRSIATKVLDNAGIGWRISFVSPSLGGLWAATAAGLGLTVRTPLGLPDKVRPLMAGEAGLPSLPKLDLVLHRAEAEANPATERLASIMLQAVRQTVDATPQGRVFC encoded by the coding sequence GTGCGGAAAGTCATCTTCGATCTCGACGTCCTGCGCAGTTTCGTCACCGGCATGGAGCTTGGCAGCTACGCCAAGGCGGCCGACCGGTTGGGGCGCTCTACGTCGGCTGTCAGTGCGCAGCTCAAGAAGCTGGAGGATCAGGCGGGCACGCCGATCTTCCGCAAGGCCGGGCGCGGGCTGGCGTTGACCGAAGCTGGCGAGACCATGCTCGCCTATGCCCGGCGATTGCTCGATCTCAACGACGAGGCGGCCACCGCGATCCATGGCGGGGATTTGGAGGGCTGGGTGCGGCTCGGCCTGCAGGAGGATTTCGGCGAGACATTGCTGCCGGAGGTGCTTGGCCGTTTTGCTCGCGCCCATCCGAAAGTGCGTATCGAGGCGCGCGTGGTTCGCAATGCGGAGCTGGTCGAGCGGGTGACATCCGGCAAGCTCGATCTGGCGCTCGCCTGGAGCGATGGATTTCGCACTGCCCATACCGAGCGGATCGCCGAGGTGCCGATGTGCTGGGTCGGGCCGGCTGAGGGTGCCACCCATTGGCACGCCGCCACCGGCGAGCCGTTGCTGCTGGCATCGCTTGAGGCGCCTTGCATGTTGCGGTCGATTGCGACGAAGGTGCTGGATAATGCCGGTATCGGTTGGCGGATTTCTTTCGTCAGCCCGAGCCTTGGCGGTCTCTGGGCTGCGACGGCGGCGGGGCTGGGCCTGACGGTGCGCACACCGCTGGGCTTGCCGGACAAGGTGCGGCCGCTGATGGCGGGCGAAGCCGGCTTGCCGTCGCTGCCGAAGCTCGATCTCGTGCTGCATCGCGCCGAGGCGGAGGCCAATCCGGCGACGGAACGGCTAGCTTCGATCATGCTGCAAGCCGTGCGGCAAACGGTTGACGCCACGCCGCAAGGGCGGGTTTTTTGCTGA
- a CDS encoding ArsR/SmtB family transcription factor, with protein sequence MSTMDPFAAIADPNRRYLLEELRRAPKTVNELARGLPISRPAVSQHLKALLDSNLVSVTSDGTKRIYAVNGPGFDKLNLWLDQFWA encoded by the coding sequence ATGTCGACCATGGACCCCTTCGCTGCCATCGCGGATCCGAACCGGCGCTATCTGCTGGAAGAGTTGCGGCGCGCACCGAAAACGGTCAACGAGCTGGCACGGGGCCTGCCCATCAGCCGCCCCGCCGTGTCGCAACATCTCAAGGCGCTGCTCGACAGCAACCTCGTTTCCGTCACCTCCGATGGCACGAAACGCATCTACGCGGTCAACGGCCCCGGCTTCGACAAACTCAATTTGTGGCTGGATCAATTCTGGGCCTGA
- a CDS encoding thiamine phosphate synthase → MSVPKDRCRLVLIVPDIADIDEQAKVLADALRGGDVASVIIPQYALDDGTFQKHAEKLVPLVQETGAAAMIAGDSRVAGRAKADGLHITGNLAEFTEAVEKHAPKLIVGGGNAADRHHALEIGELRPDYIFFGKLEGDIKPVAHPKNVALAEWWASMIAIPCIVMGGTDPKSTLEVALSGAEFVALRMAVFADPAAATSIVAEVNALLDEKAPRFED, encoded by the coding sequence ATGTCTGTGCCAAAAGATCGCTGCCGCCTCGTTCTGATCGTTCCCGATATTGCCGATATCGACGAGCAGGCGAAGGTACTGGCCGACGCGTTGAGGGGTGGGGATGTAGCCTCCGTTATCATCCCGCAATACGCGCTTGACGATGGTACCTTCCAGAAACATGCGGAAAAGCTGGTGCCGTTGGTGCAGGAGACGGGTGCCGCCGCGATGATCGCCGGCGACAGCCGCGTTGCCGGTCGCGCCAAGGCTGACGGCCTGCACATCACCGGTAATCTCGCCGAATTCACCGAGGCGGTGGAAAAACACGCGCCGAAGCTGATCGTCGGCGGCGGCAATGCCGCGGACAGGCATCATGCGCTGGAGATCGGCGAACTGCGGCCCGACTATATCTTCTTCGGCAAGCTCGAGGGCGACATCAAGCCGGTGGCGCATCCGAAAAACGTGGCGCTCGCCGAATGGTGGGCGTCGATGATCGCGATCCCCTGTATCGTCATGGGTGGCACGGATCCGAAATCGACGCTGGAGGTAGCTTTGTCGGGCGCCGAATTCGTGGCGCTCCGCATGGCTGTTTTTGCCGATCCCGCGGCTGCCACCTCTATCGTTGCGGAAGTGAATGCACTTCTTGACGAAAAAGCGCCACGGTTTGAAGATTGA
- a CDS encoding YdcH family protein, producing the protein MTVQAHLDSLEKKHVALEEALHSALTSPSIKDTEIADLKRRKLRLKDEIQRLKSSVH; encoded by the coding sequence ATGACTGTTCAAGCACATCTTGATTCGCTCGAAAAGAAACATGTCGCTCTCGAGGAGGCGCTGCATTCTGCACTGACATCTCCCTCTATCAAGGATACCGAAATAGCCGATCTCAAGCGCAGGAAGCTGCGCCTCAAGGACGAAATCCAGCGTCTGAAATCGTCAGTTCACTGA
- a CDS encoding YdcH family protein: MPDQEQAEIRLIVARMRQEHEDYDVAINAMIQTGCEALRIQRMKKKKLVIKDRLTKLEDQIIPDIIA, encoded by the coding sequence ATGCCCGATCAGGAACAGGCGGAAATCAGGCTGATCGTGGCGCGGATGCGCCAGGAACACGAGGATTATGACGTCGCGATCAATGCCATGATCCAGACGGGCTGCGAAGCCCTCCGCATCCAGCGCATGAAGAAGAAGAAGCTCGTCATCAAGGACAGGTTGACCAAGCTTGAAGACCAGATCATCCCCGACATTATCGCCTGA